A single Sporosarcina sp. FSL W8-0480 DNA region contains:
- a CDS encoding ribonuclease J, with amino-acid sequence MLSVFALGGINEIGKNMYVLEYGDDLLVIDCGSKFPDESLLGVDLIIQDISYLQENKDRIRALLVTHGHEDHIGGIPYLLKQINMPIYATRLTLGLIELKLKEHRLLRETERFLVDNESTFEFGEINVSFFKTSHSIPDCLGIVFQTPEGTVVHTGDFKFDLTPVGGDYADLHKMAEIGQNGVLLLLSESTNAERPGFSLSERVVGEHIEEAFRKADQKIFISTFASNVHRLQQIIDAAVKTNRKIGLLGRSMVNVFSVAEELGYLKLPEGMLIEANQINGMDPEQVVVICTGSQGEPLAALSRLSTGTYRQVSILPGDTVILASSPIPGNEKSVSRIVDNLYLLGAKVIYGSGSASGMHVSGHGFQEELKLMLTLMKPKYFIPIHGEYRMLQQHRILAESVGVEGENIFIINNGDVVDIERSVARQTRTVQAGHVFVDGMGIGEVGKIILRDRKLLAEEGMLLIIITISKSDGKLIMKPDTVSRGFIYEREAEDLFKELNELVVTIVDNTETEHLSRGRKNDLKHTIRRSIEKLLFARTKKRPMILPFIIEI; translated from the coding sequence ATGTTATCGGTTTTCGCTTTAGGCGGTATCAATGAAATCGGGAAAAATATGTACGTACTTGAATACGGTGATGATCTTTTAGTCATTGACTGCGGTTCGAAGTTTCCAGATGAAAGTTTGTTAGGCGTTGATTTGATCATACAGGATATTTCGTATTTACAGGAGAATAAAGACAGAATCCGCGCACTGCTTGTGACACATGGTCATGAAGATCACATCGGCGGAATTCCGTATTTATTGAAGCAAATAAACATGCCCATCTATGCTACGAGGTTGACGCTTGGTTTGATCGAGTTGAAATTGAAGGAGCATAGGCTTTTGAGGGAGACTGAACGTTTTTTAGTAGATAATGAATCCACTTTCGAATTCGGTGAAATCAACGTTTCCTTCTTCAAAACAAGTCATAGTATCCCCGATTGTTTAGGGATAGTCTTTCAAACTCCAGAAGGGACTGTCGTACATACGGGGGATTTTAAGTTCGACTTGACGCCGGTCGGCGGAGATTATGCGGATCTTCACAAGATGGCTGAGATAGGGCAGAATGGCGTCTTGCTGCTTCTATCCGAAAGCACGAACGCCGAGCGCCCGGGCTTTTCATTGTCGGAGCGGGTTGTTGGGGAGCATATTGAAGAAGCGTTCCGGAAGGCCGACCAGAAGATTTTCATTTCGACATTCGCTTCAAATGTCCACCGGCTTCAGCAAATCATCGATGCCGCCGTCAAGACAAACAGGAAAATCGGACTGTTAGGGAGGAGCATGGTGAATGTCTTCTCCGTTGCCGAGGAATTGGGGTATTTGAAGCTGCCTGAAGGCATGCTCATTGAGGCCAATCAAATAAACGGAATGGATCCTGAACAAGTCGTCGTTATCTGCACAGGTAGCCAAGGCGAGCCGCTGGCGGCACTTTCACGTTTATCGACGGGTACGTACAGGCAAGTCTCCATTCTGCCTGGCGACACGGTCATTCTTGCATCGAGCCCGATTCCCGGGAATGAAAAAAGCGTATCGCGCATCGTCGACAATTTATACCTCCTTGGCGCGAAAGTGATCTATGGATCTGGCAGTGCTTCGGGTATGCACGTGTCAGGACACGGTTTCCAGGAAGAATTGAAATTGATGCTCACACTGATGAAACCAAAATATTTCATCCCCATCCATGGTGAATACCGGATGTTGCAGCAACATCGCATATTGGCAGAATCCGTCGGTGTAGAAGGCGAAAATATTTTCATCATCAACAATGGTGATGTGGTTGATATTGAACGGTCTGTAGCGAGGCAAACACGAACTGTCCAAGCCGGCCATGTATTTGTCGATGGCATGGGAATCGGAGAAGTCGGAAAGATTATATTGCGCGACCGAAAGCTTCTTGCCGAGGAAGGCATGCTCCTTATCATCATCACAATCAGCAAATCGGATGGCAAGCTGATCATGAAACCTGACACAGTTTCGCGCGGGTTCATATATGAGCGCGAGGCCGAAGATTTATTCAAGGAATTAAATGAGCTCGTCGTTACGATTGTCGATAATACGGAGACGGAGCATTTAAGCAGAGGTAGAAAGAATGATCTGAAGCATACAATTCGAAGGTCCATTGAAAAGCTGTTGTTTGCCCGCACGAAGAAACGGCCGATGATTTTGCCGTTCATTATAGAGATTTGA
- a CDS encoding 3-hydroxybutyrate dehydrogenase, which yields MLKGKVALITGAASGIGLKIAQEFAKEGAKVVISDLNKEAADQAAAQLFSEGYEALAVACDVTKEEDIENSFDVTIKAFGHLDILVNNAGLQYVSPLEEFPTEKFELLVKVMLTAPFIATKKALPLMKEQQFGRIINMASINGLIGFSGKAAYNSAKHGVIGLTKVSALEAAPFGITVNALCPGYVDTPLVQKQLADLSKTRNVPLEKVFEEVIYPLVPQKRLLSVQEIADYAVFLASDKAKGVTGQAVVLDGGYTAQ from the coding sequence ATGTTGAAGGGGAAAGTTGCATTAATAACAGGTGCAGCAAGCGGAATTGGTCTAAAAATCGCGCAGGAGTTTGCGAAAGAAGGGGCCAAAGTTGTCATTAGCGATTTGAATAAAGAAGCGGCTGATCAAGCCGCTGCGCAACTGTTCTCCGAGGGGTACGAGGCATTGGCAGTTGCTTGTGACGTTACGAAGGAAGAAGATATCGAAAATAGTTTTGATGTGACGATTAAAGCATTTGGGCATCTTGATATATTAGTAAATAACGCGGGGTTACAGTATGTTTCCCCGCTTGAAGAATTCCCGACGGAAAAATTTGAGCTTCTTGTAAAAGTGATGCTCACTGCGCCTTTCATAGCGACGAAAAAGGCTCTTCCACTCATGAAAGAACAGCAATTCGGGCGGATCATTAATATGGCGTCTATCAACGGACTTATTGGATTTTCCGGCAAAGCCGCATACAACAGTGCAAAGCATGGTGTCATCGGGTTGACGAAAGTTTCTGCGCTTGAGGCGGCACCATTTGGCATTACCGTCAATGCGTTATGCCCGGGTTACGTGGACACGCCACTTGTCCAAAAGCAACTTGCCGATTTGTCTAAAACAAGAAATGTACCACTTGAGAAGGTTTTTGAAGAGGTCATCTATCCACTTGTCCCTCAGAAACGGTTGTTATCCGTCCAAGAAATTGCGGACTATGCTGTATTTTTAGCAAGTGACAAAGCGAAGGGTGTAACAGGCCAAGCGGTTGTCTTGGATGGTGGCTATACAGCACAGTAA
- a CDS encoding YfhE family protein has translation MNQKKEPHETLTVKNNGLTSTQEVLYAKEFKSADKAAKEIGNQIANKKQEKDQ, from the coding sequence ATGAATCAAAAGAAAGAACCTCATGAAACGCTGACCGTAAAAAATAATGGTTTAACCTCGACGCAAGAAGTGTTGTATGCCAAGGAATTTAAGAGTGCAGACAAAGCTGCGAAAGAAATAGGGAACCAAATAGCGAATAAAAAACAAGAAAAAGACCAATAA
- a CDS encoding alpha/beta hydrolase produces the protein MIKINWKKLLVLFAAVFLVIQVAGSFFFYELAIKRGPKEYLQGNADLEVSEKSMDLYLNGDWLKWVRAQKFETLHLTSRDGLQLTGYYLPASKPSNKLVILTHGYLGHAKQMGLFGQFYHNELDYNIFMPDARGHGKSEGNYYGFGWHDRLDLIDWTNLLVQKLGPKTEIAYHGLSMGAATVLMASGEKELPLQVKAIVADSPYQSVYQLFTYQMNRMFHLPAFPLLDGTSALTKIRAGYSFREASALKEVKKASVPIFYIHGMSDTFVPTEMAEELYEETSSDAEIFLVPNANHGEAYALSGETYKLKVHNFLDRYLK, from the coding sequence ATGATTAAAATAAATTGGAAGAAATTATTGGTTCTTTTTGCAGCCGTCTTCCTGGTGATTCAAGTTGCTGGCAGTTTCTTTTTCTATGAATTGGCGATTAAGCGTGGCCCTAAAGAGTACTTACAAGGGAATGCCGATTTGGAAGTGTCAGAGAAGTCAATGGATCTTTATCTGAATGGTGATTGGTTAAAGTGGGTGAGAGCGCAGAAGTTTGAAACTCTCCATCTGACTTCACGTGATGGATTGCAGCTAACTGGCTATTATCTACCCGCATCCAAACCTTCGAATAAGCTTGTCATTTTGACGCATGGCTATTTGGGCCACGCTAAACAGATGGGGCTGTTCGGTCAGTTTTATCATAATGAGTTGGACTATAATATCTTCATGCCGGACGCGAGAGGGCATGGAAAAAGTGAAGGAAATTATTACGGATTCGGCTGGCACGATCGCCTTGATTTGATCGATTGGACGAATCTGTTAGTGCAAAAGTTAGGTCCGAAAACGGAAATTGCATACCACGGGTTATCGATGGGTGCCGCAACCGTATTAATGGCAAGCGGTGAGAAGGAACTCCCTCTCCAGGTGAAAGCCATCGTTGCGGATAGTCCATATCAATCTGTTTATCAACTTTTCACGTATCAAATGAATCGGATGTTCCATTTGCCTGCTTTCCCGTTGTTGGATGGAACAAGCGCTTTGACGAAGATAAGGGCTGGTTATTCGTTCAGAGAGGCAAGCGCGTTGAAAGAAGTGAAAAAGGCGTCCGTCCCGATTTTTTATATCCACGGTATGAGCGACACGTTTGTGCCGACGGAGATGGCAGAGGAATTATACGAAGAGACCTCAAGCGATGCCGAGATCTTCCTTGTACCAAATGCAAATCATGGTGAAGCATATGCGCTTTCCGGAGAGACGTATAAATTGAAGGTCCATAATTTCCTTGACCGGTATTTGAAATGA
- a CDS encoding gamma-type small acid-soluble spore protein, whose translation MNEPKKFTEAGTDIEEVMRQNANSGLSYNEIMAIIAHTEGKGTSQYSDTDPEKVKRQIHGDINQ comes from the coding sequence ATGAATGAACCGAAAAAGTTCACAGAAGCTGGGACGGATATCGAAGAAGTAATGCGTCAAAATGCGAACTCCGGACTTAGTTATAACGAGATAATGGCAATCATAGCCCATACTGAAGGGAAAGGGACTTCCCAGTATAGCGACACAGATCCTGAAAAGGTGAAGAGGCAGATTCATGGGGATATTAATCAATAA
- a CDS encoding histidine phosphatase family protein translates to MEKTIYFVRHCSADGQAPHADLTAEGIMQAEKLAVFFKEIEVDRIITSPFVRARMTAKPIADLKGIHYEEDSRLAERTLSSQHLEDWLVKLEQTFLDVHLKFEGGESTEEAMERARKVVDELPDDSKVVLVTHGNLMTLLLKSFDDRIGFEEWRALTNPDVYRVQIGGSETHVERVWKDDVLI, encoded by the coding sequence ATGGAAAAGACTATCTATTTTGTACGACACTGTTCGGCTGATGGACAGGCACCCCATGCGGATTTAACTGCAGAGGGGATTATGCAGGCTGAAAAGTTGGCGGTTTTTTTCAAGGAAATCGAAGTGGATCGAATTATAACAAGTCCTTTCGTTCGGGCAAGGATGACCGCCAAGCCGATTGCTGATTTGAAGGGAATTCATTATGAAGAAGATAGTAGGCTTGCGGAGCGAACGTTGAGTTCACAACATCTTGAAGATTGGCTCGTGAAATTAGAACAAACTTTCTTGGATGTTCATCTAAAGTTTGAAGGTGGCGAGTCGACGGAAGAGGCGATGGAACGCGCGCGAAAAGTAGTTGATGAGCTGCCGGATGATTCGAAGGTAGTTTTAGTGACGCACGGAAATCTCATGACATTGCTGTTGAAAAGTTTTGATGACAGGATTGGGTTTGAGGAATGGCGGGCTCTCACGAATCCGGATGTATATCGTGTTCAGATTGGGGGTTCTGAAACACATGTGGAACGTGTTTGGAAAGATGATGTTTTGATTTAG
- a CDS encoding ABC-F family ATP-binding cassette domain-containing protein, translating to MLVGRIRNMLYSIGETVILDKVSAELTAGACIAVVGANGAGKSTLLSLLAGELTPNAGGIDWIGKKPNITYFRQEQADEGDVDWGLTEAAYYRSKWNVPKQANYSSASGGERMKMRLSAALSEKSDLVLLDEPTNHLDARSLDELVRVIKEGNATYMIVSHDRHFIDRTADVVFEIEHGKLTVYEGNYSAYRDQKEMQRAIQEKHFNQQQRKIALVEEQITQLGEWSEKAHRESTKKGGAKEYWRMKAKKKDVQIRSKRTRLEAELEKDRIERPEDEHTVEFDVKGRRKKGHRVLELKEVGKAFGGRKLFADVSFTVQAGERIALVGENGSGKSTLFRMMMGQEDFDGDLWLTKGMSIGYMSQAVLDLPEDVTLANYFHAETFEEQGLIRIQLTNLGFNEKHWGLPLGKLSQGERVKVKLMEFIREGTDVLLLDEPTNHLDLPSREQLEKTLSTFPGTLLFASHDRYFTERMADGLLLFEEGGLRKLPMTLCEWEERKAVSNKPSAAEERMRLETELQAVLGKLSIAKLGSPAYADLDRTFNELSRKLRELK from the coding sequence ATGTTAGTAGGTAGGATTCGTAATATGTTGTACTCAATTGGTGAGACAGTCATTTTGGATAAAGTATCTGCGGAATTGACTGCAGGTGCATGCATTGCAGTGGTTGGAGCAAATGGGGCAGGGAAGTCAACGTTGCTGTCATTGCTTGCGGGGGAATTGACGCCAAATGCAGGCGGGATTGATTGGATAGGGAAAAAGCCTAACATCACTTACTTTAGGCAAGAACAGGCGGATGAGGGCGATGTGGATTGGGGGCTGACGGAAGCAGCTTACTACCGCTCAAAATGGAATGTGCCAAAGCAGGCTAACTATTCTTCTGCGAGTGGTGGTGAACGGATGAAGATGCGTCTTTCCGCGGCACTTTCTGAAAAAAGTGATCTTGTTTTATTAGATGAGCCGACAAATCATTTGGATGCTCGAAGTCTGGATGAATTGGTGAGGGTTATCAAAGAAGGAAATGCGACCTATATGATCGTATCGCATGATAGGCATTTCATCGACAGGACGGCGGATGTTGTGTTCGAAATTGAGCATGGAAAACTAACTGTATATGAAGGAAATTATTCGGCATACCGTGATCAGAAGGAAATGCAACGGGCAATACAGGAAAAGCATTTCAACCAACAACAACGGAAGATTGCTTTGGTGGAAGAGCAGATTACGCAACTTGGAGAGTGGTCGGAGAAAGCGCATAGGGAATCCACGAAAAAGGGTGGTGCGAAAGAATATTGGCGGATGAAGGCGAAGAAGAAGGATGTTCAAATCCGTTCGAAACGGACGCGGCTTGAGGCTGAGCTTGAGAAAGATAGGATTGAGAGACCCGAAGATGAACATACAGTCGAATTCGATGTGAAGGGAAGACGGAAAAAAGGGCATCGTGTGCTTGAACTGAAGGAAGTAGGTAAAGCATTTGGTGGGCGGAAATTATTCGCTGATGTGTCTTTCACTGTCCAGGCGGGTGAACGGATTGCATTAGTCGGCGAAAATGGTAGTGGAAAATCAACGCTTTTCCGAATGATGATGGGGCAGGAGGATTTCGATGGAGACCTTTGGCTGACAAAAGGCATGTCGATTGGGTATATGAGCCAAGCGGTGTTGGATTTGCCAGAAGATGTGACGTTGGCGAATTATTTCCACGCCGAAACATTTGAGGAACAGGGTTTGATACGCATCCAATTGACAAATCTTGGTTTCAACGAAAAACATTGGGGGTTGCCGCTTGGAAAACTGAGCCAAGGGGAGCGTGTGAAAGTAAAGTTAATGGAGTTTATCCGGGAAGGGACGGATGTGTTGCTGCTGGATGAACCGACGAACCATTTGGATTTGCCGTCAAGGGAGCAGTTGGAGAAGACATTGTCGACCTTTCCGGGAACTTTGTTATTCGCTTCGCATGATCGCTATTTCACGGAAAGGATGGCGGATGGCTTGCTTTTGTTTGAAGAGGGGGGGCTCCGGAAATTGCCGATGACGTTATGCGAATGGGAGGAGAGAAAAGCTGTCTCTAACAAGCCGTCAGCCGCTGAGGAGAGGATGCGTCTTGAAACTGAATTGCAGGCGGTATTGGGGAAACTAAGCATCGCGAAGTTAGGGAGTCCAGCTTATGCTGATTTGGATCGGACATTTAATGAGCTTAGTAGGAAATTAAGGGAGTTAAAATAG
- a CDS encoding DUF3238 domain-containing protein, which translates to MLFEIKSVRHQPGMISFSWNDVGGFYNVYKDGKHLYEGDAPEFQDGDLEQGKVYQYVIERVENNQVVDVIAMQTSAFATEKNVENPLQSLVVTAIVARTQIVLSWEEINDVEEYAIYRNGEFLAMVNANRFIDRDIDVDQSYVYLIRSRRPIRKSGERYASVKSVLSIVFGALTASRKETAIETFTTVKLIGKPNTILRPMNEREQEPESIDQWRFRYTTFLADEWVRNPNPLSPNHYFKGDGRGFDPIGEGFRTRVDIELAYDEKGEPMRFTKDVGPSISYDHLKRFREKAKASADGITMKRIDRKKGGSGFILTHCIGNPLAAAPSIDYEVTADFNREGTFDMSGYFDPAPHHEIYLMKGRGDRWRPILQVESRGLAFMSDAIAYHYWRCTNFE; encoded by the coding sequence ATGCTTTTTGAAATAAAATCTGTAAGACACCAACCCGGTATGATTTCATTCTCATGGAATGACGTTGGTGGATTTTACAATGTATACAAAGACGGCAAGCATCTCTATGAAGGGGACGCTCCTGAGTTCCAGGATGGTGACCTTGAACAGGGAAAGGTTTATCAATATGTAATAGAACGTGTCGAAAACAATCAAGTGGTCGATGTAATTGCCATGCAAACTTCCGCATTTGCGACCGAGAAAAATGTCGAAAACCCTTTGCAGTCGCTTGTCGTGACCGCAATTGTCGCAAGAACGCAAATTGTATTGTCTTGGGAAGAGATCAATGACGTTGAAGAGTACGCGATTTATCGCAATGGGGAATTTTTGGCGATGGTGAATGCGAACCGGTTTATTGACCGAGATATTGATGTCGACCAATCATATGTGTATTTGATCCGTTCAAGGCGTCCAATTCGTAAATCGGGTGAGCGTTATGCTTCTGTAAAGTCAGTGCTTTCCATTGTTTTTGGAGCACTGACTGCATCAAGAAAAGAAACTGCCATCGAGACGTTTACAACAGTCAAATTGATTGGAAAACCGAATACTATTCTGCGACCGATGAATGAGCGGGAACAGGAGCCGGAATCCATCGATCAATGGCGATTCCGCTATACAACATTCTTGGCTGACGAATGGGTAAGAAACCCAAATCCACTATCACCTAATCACTATTTTAAAGGGGACGGACGTGGCTTTGATCCGATTGGGGAAGGGTTTCGAACGCGTGTGGATATCGAGCTTGCGTACGATGAAAAGGGAGAACCGATGAGATTCACGAAAGATGTGGGCCCATCAATTTCATATGATCATTTGAAACGCTTCAGGGAGAAAGCAAAAGCATCCGCGGATGGCATTACAATGAAACGAATCGATCGTAAGAAAGGGGGAAGTGGCTTTATCCTAACGCATTGCATTGGAAATCCATTGGCCGCTGCTCCTTCAATTGACTATGAGGTGACTGCCGATTTTAATAGGGAAGGCACTTTCGATATGTCGGGCTACTTCGACCCGGCGCCTCACCATGAAATCTATTTGATGAAAGGACGTGGCGATAGATGGCGTCCCATCCTTCAAGTTGAAAGCAGGGGACTGGCCTTCATGTCGGACGCAATCGCTTATCATTATTGGCGCTGTACGAATTTTGAGTGA
- a CDS encoding alpha/beta hydrolase: protein MKHIFKLGANKSKPTLLLLHGTGGTEQDLIPLAGMIDPDASVLSVRGNVSENGMPRFFRRLSEGVFDEEDLIFRTNELHTFLDEAALEHGFDRSNIVAIGYSNGANIAGSLLFHYADSLKGAILHHPMVPRRGIELPDLSGVPVFITAGKNDPICPAQETVDLNELLVGAGAKTEVHWEMNGHSLTRTEVEAAADWYQKSF from the coding sequence ATGAAGCATATTTTCAAGTTAGGGGCGAATAAATCAAAGCCGACTCTGCTTTTATTACATGGAACTGGTGGAACGGAGCAGGATTTGATTCCACTTGCAGGGATGATTGACCCTGACGCATCTGTATTAAGTGTGCGAGGTAATGTGTCTGAAAACGGGATGCCACGCTTTTTCCGCCGCCTATCGGAAGGCGTTTTCGATGAGGAGGACCTAATCTTCAGAACGAATGAATTGCATACGTTCTTGGATGAAGCAGCCCTTGAGCATGGATTCGACAGGTCGAATATTGTCGCAATCGGCTACTCGAACGGTGCGAATATCGCGGGAAGCTTACTGTTCCACTATGCCGATTCATTGAAAGGTGCAATCTTACATCATCCGATGGTGCCAAGACGTGGAATAGAATTGCCTGATTTGTCGGGGGTTCCAGTGTTCATCACCGCAGGAAAGAATGATCCGATTTGCCCAGCGCAGGAAACGGTTGACCTAAATGAATTGCTTGTTGGTGCAGGTGCGAAGACGGAAGTTCATTGGGAGATGAATGGCCATTCATTGACAAGGACGGAAGTTGAAGCAGCTGCGGATTGGTATCAGAAGAGCTTTTAA
- a CDS encoding nucleotidyltransferase family protein, translating into MLVLSKDLILQELSNHLPMLSTKYGVKRIGLFGSYASGHQTVKSDMDILVEFKGTPITFDRYMELKFFLEDTFALPVDLVINDDVKPGLRPYIMENIMYA; encoded by the coding sequence ATGCTTGTGTTATCAAAAGACCTCATCTTACAAGAGCTTTCCAATCATTTGCCTATGCTTTCAACCAAGTACGGCGTAAAACGAATCGGTCTTTTCGGTTCGTATGCCAGCGGCCACCAGACAGTAAAAAGCGATATGGATATTCTTGTTGAGTTTAAAGGAACGCCCATCACGTTTGATCGATATATGGAGTTGAAGTTTTTCTTGGAAGACACTTTTGCACTGCCAGTGGATTTAGTTATCAATGATGATGTAAAGCCGGGGTTGCGACCATATATAATGGAGAATATTATGTATGCTTAG
- a CDS encoding DUF86 domain-containing protein: MLRDTDVFLNDIIEACTKVIKYTNGMDYESFMDNDLVVDAVIKNILVIGEAVKNLPTPFRSTHSGIEWRKMAGMRDMLIHGYFSVNYQILWDVVKNKLPELRTQLLDIINKES; encoded by the coding sequence ATGCTTAGGGATACTGATGTCTTTTTAAACGATATTATAGAGGCTTGTACTAAAGTGATAAAGTACACTAACGGCATGGATTATGAATCATTTATGGATAATGATCTGGTTGTAGACGCTGTCATTAAAAATATTCTCGTTATCGGTGAGGCGGTAAAAAATTTACCGACCCCTTTCAGAAGTACACACTCAGGTATAGAGTGGAGAAAGATGGCCGGTATGAGGGATATGCTAATACATGGATACTTTTCTGTTAACTATCAAATACTTTGGGATGTCGTGAAAAATAAACTGCCAGAATTAAGAACACAACTGTTAGATATTATCAATAAGGAATCGTAA
- a CDS encoding HAMP domain-containing sensor histidine kinase: MKIKYFYQQLVSHFSVIIIAFLILSLLFSHFVEQFVYDNKTEELATYGKSILRDIEQVQGSSREILKSYGHVLEGRDIQYSLFNEKSAIIYSTGLETPLIELNVEEWRELQNGKAITVKQEYKRFEQDVTYVLLPYFHRDHFVGGILLTSPIKGSREIISQLNNYLIYTTFIALSIALLLSGILSTFHGRRIKRLRNATANVAHGNYDVRIPTKGIDEIGELAGDFNGMVEKLAASAEEIENLENRRRQFMADVSHELRTPLTTIRGIIEGLRNDMISESEKERGLQLASNETMRLIRLVNENLDYEKIRSNQVVLEKQEIQLKELLEIIKEQLEDTALERGDKIIVEVSQEVTVFADYDRLTQVLINITKNSIQFTEVGVIYLRGYTRDDRTVIEIEDTGIGMDPLEIENIWGRFYKAIDSRTTNPYGEFGLGLSIVKQLVALHGGTISVESAKGVGTTFRIELPG, translated from the coding sequence ATGAAGATCAAATACTTCTATCAACAATTAGTGAGTCATTTCAGCGTCATCATCATCGCGTTTTTAATCCTCAGTTTGCTGTTCTCGCATTTTGTAGAGCAGTTCGTTTACGACAATAAAACAGAGGAGCTTGCCACATACGGAAAATCGATTTTACGTGATATCGAGCAAGTCCAAGGCAGTTCAAGGGAAATATTGAAATCATACGGGCATGTGTTGGAAGGCCGGGATATCCAATACAGTTTGTTCAATGAAAAGTCCGCAATCATTTATTCCACCGGATTGGAGACTCCATTGATCGAATTAAATGTAGAAGAATGGCGAGAATTGCAAAACGGCAAGGCGATCACCGTGAAACAGGAATACAAACGATTCGAGCAGGACGTCACCTACGTCCTACTCCCCTACTTTCATCGGGATCATTTCGTCGGCGGTATTTTATTAACATCGCCCATCAAAGGCTCAAGGGAAATCATTTCGCAACTGAATAACTACTTGATCTACACGACGTTCATTGCACTATCCATCGCGTTATTGCTGAGTGGAATATTATCCACATTCCACGGTAGGCGAATCAAAAGGCTACGGAACGCAACCGCAAATGTTGCGCACGGGAATTACGATGTGAGGATACCGACAAAAGGTATCGATGAAATCGGCGAACTTGCAGGAGACTTCAACGGAATGGTCGAAAAGCTTGCGGCATCGGCGGAGGAAATCGAGAATTTAGAAAATCGGCGACGGCAATTTATGGCGGACGTTTCCCATGAATTACGGACACCCCTCACGACTATCCGAGGCATCATCGAAGGGTTGCGGAACGATATGATTTCGGAATCGGAAAAGGAACGCGGTCTTCAGCTTGCAAGCAATGAAACGATGCGGCTGATCCGTCTTGTGAATGAAAACCTGGACTATGAAAAAATCCGTTCCAATCAAGTAGTGCTTGAAAAGCAAGAAATTCAACTGAAGGAATTGTTGGAGATCATCAAGGAGCAACTTGAAGATACCGCGTTAGAACGTGGGGATAAAATAATTGTAGAAGTTTCGCAAGAAGTGACTGTTTTTGCAGATTACGATCGGCTCACACAGGTGTTGATCAATATCACGAAAAACAGCATTCAGTTCACGGAAGTCGGAGTGATCTATCTGCGGGGGTATACGCGGGATGATCGCACAGTTATTGAAATCGAGGATACAGGCATCGGAATGGACCCCTTAGAAATCGAGAACATTTGGGGCCGATTCTACAAGGCGATTGATTCACGGACGACAAATCCTTATGGCGAATTCGGGTTGGGGCTGTCGATTGTAAAACAGCTTGTCGCCTTGCACGGGGGGACGATTTCTGTGGAGAGCGCGAAAGGCGTAGGGACGACATTTCGGATTGAGTTGCCGGGTTAG
- a CDS encoding response regulator transcription factor translates to MKILVIEDNESVSSMIELFFEKEGIDGEFVKDGLEGYERASSEDWDCLIIDWMLPGMDGVSICRKLRQSKSPVPIIMLTAKDSESDQVLGLEMGADDYVTKPFSPLALMARIKAVTRRYTVSKKPEQDETVLKTEHFTINTMTREVLLDGEPVPNLTPKEFDLLQFFIQHPKQVFSREQLLDRVWGYDFYGDDRTVDVHIKRLRSKVSKAKQPFFHTVWGVGYRFDETIGDSE, encoded by the coding sequence ATGAAAATCCTTGTAATAGAAGATAACGAAAGTGTTTCTTCCATGATTGAGCTGTTTTTTGAAAAGGAAGGGATTGATGGAGAGTTTGTGAAAGATGGGTTGGAGGGATATGAACGGGCAAGCTCAGAAGATTGGGATTGCTTGATCATCGATTGGATGCTGCCAGGGATGGACGGGGTGTCGATTTGCAGGAAGCTTCGTCAGAGCAAGAGTCCAGTGCCGATTATTATGCTCACAGCAAAAGACAGTGAATCTGACCAAGTACTTGGCCTTGAGATGGGTGCCGATGATTATGTAACGAAACCATTCAGCCCCCTTGCCCTCATGGCACGCATCAAGGCCGTTACACGACGCTACACGGTCTCGAAAAAGCCCGAACAAGATGAAACAGTGTTAAAAACGGAACATTTTACAATAAATACGATGACCCGAGAAGTGTTGTTGGATGGCGAGCCTGTACCCAATCTGACGCCAAAAGAATTTGACCTACTACAGTTTTTCATCCAACATCCAAAACAAGTGTTTTCGCGTGAACAGCTGCTCGATCGTGTGTGGGGCTATGATTTTTACGGCGATGACCGGACAGTAGACGTGCATATTAAAAGGTTAAGATCAAAAGTGTCCAAGGCGAAACAACCATTTTTCCATACGGTTTGGGGCGTCGGCTACCGCTTTGACGAGACAATCGGTGATTCCGAATGA